From Acidimicrobiia bacterium, the proteins below share one genomic window:
- a CDS encoding universal stress protein, with protein MIVVGVDEQSYSLAALVRAGELAKALKSPIHVVYAVHLSPHLLQAVGIAPIQIGAIEQAQIDEVWTVAAPHVERLRNDGVEIHEHSIRGYPPDVLIDFADEYGCDLAVVGSRGRSELAAFFLGSTAHRVLHFAHCDVLVVKET; from the coding sequence GTGATCGTCGTTGGAGTTGACGAGCAGTCGTATTCGCTTGCGGCACTCGTCCGTGCTGGAGAATTGGCCAAGGCTCTCAAAAGCCCGATCCACGTCGTCTATGCAGTTCACCTGTCGCCCCACCTGCTTCAAGCAGTTGGCATTGCCCCGATCCAGATTGGGGCCATCGAGCAGGCCCAGATCGACGAAGTCTGGACCGTGGCTGCTCCTCATGTTGAGCGACTCAGGAATGATGGCGTCGAAATACACGAGCATTCGATTCGCGGATACCCGCCAGACGTTCTGATTGATTTTGCCGATGAGTACGGTTGCGATCTGGCAGTGGTTGGTTCCCGGGGTCGGTCTGAGCTTGCGGCGTTCTTTTTAGGTAGCACTGCCCATCGCGTGTTGCACTTTGCGCACTGCGATGTGCTTGTCGTAAAGGAGACATGA
- a CDS encoding response regulator transcription factor translates to MAIKLLLVDDHELVRRGIRALLEAQEDFEVVGEAGTVAEAIRRTGYHSPNVVILDLRLPDGSGVEACREIRSRWPDVRVLMLTSYADEEALMSAIMAGASGYVLKRIDGSALVENIRRVATGESLLDAEMTDKLFARLRGDSPEDPLLARLSPQESKILFHIADGLTNRQIAEEMYLAEKTVKNYVSNLLAKLEMSRRSEAAAYAARLAAKQESAYPPESWEGQP, encoded by the coding sequence ATGGCCATAAAGTTGCTTCTCGTCGACGATCACGAACTGGTACGCAGGGGGATTCGTGCCCTCCTCGAAGCGCAGGAAGATTTTGAGGTCGTCGGCGAAGCCGGAACGGTTGCCGAGGCGATCCGGCGGACTGGCTACCACAGTCCAAACGTCGTGATCCTTGACCTTCGCCTACCGGACGGGTCTGGAGTTGAAGCCTGTCGAGAGATCCGTTCCAGGTGGCCCGATGTGCGGGTACTTATGCTCACCTCATACGCCGACGAGGAAGCCCTGATGTCGGCGATCATGGCGGGCGCCTCCGGGTACGTGTTGAAACGGATTGATGGGTCGGCATTGGTTGAAAACATCCGGCGAGTCGCGACTGGCGAGTCGCTGCTCGATGCCGAGATGACGGACAAACTGTTCGCCCGGTTGCGAGGTGACAGTCCCGAGGACCCGCTCCTGGCGAGACTATCTCCCCAGGAGTCGAAGATCCTGTTTCACATTGCCGATGGGCTCACCAACCGCCAGATTGCCGAGGAGATGTATCTCGCCGAGAAGACGGTGAAGAACTACGTTTCCAACCTTCTTGCCAAGCTGGAGATGAGCCGGCGGTCTGAGGCTGCCGCCTACGCCGCCCGCCTGGCCGCCAAACAGGAGTCGGCCTACCCACCGGAGTCGTGGGAAGGCCAGCCGTGA